A single window of Sphingobacterium sp. ML3W DNA harbors:
- the secA gene encoding preprotein translocase subunit SecA, with translation MLKFLSKLFGSKSERDIKGVQPIVEKIKSEYEQLASLSDDELRGKTADFKNRIKGYLADIDQEISSLKAEADADDIDMSQKTAIYENADKLSKERDKKLEEVLKDILPEAFAVVKETARRLTENKQLVVTANDFDREIAAQKQNVVIEGDQATWKNVWLAAGSEVVWNMVHYDVQLIGGIVLHQGKIAQMATGEGKTLVGTLPTYLNALAGNGVHIVTVNDYLARRDSEWNAPLFEFHGMSVDCIDKHQPNSPQRRKAYASDIVYGTNNEFGFDYLRDNMTQTPEALVQGKLHFAMVDEVDSVLIDDARTPLIISGPIPRGDQHEFYQLKPRIERLVNAQKAYINTVLNEAKKAVKAGDIDPEKGGLALFRAYRGLPKNKALIKYLSENNHRQILQKVENYYMQEQNKNMPKADEELYFVIDEKNNQVELTEKGIELITASGEDTSFFILPDVGSEIADIEKADIPLEEKATRKEELLRDYSIKAERIHSINQLLKAYTLFENDVEYIVDEGKVKIVDEQTGRIMDGRRYSDGLHQAIEAKENVKVEDATQTYATITLQNYFRMYHKLAGMTGTASTEAGELWEIYKLDVVEIPTNRVALRDDRQDFIYRTAREKYNAVAEEIQKLTEAGRPVLVGTTSVEISELLSRMLQLRKVKHNVLNAKLHQKEADIVAEAGQPGQVTIATNMAGRGTDIKLSDEVKAAGGLAIIGTERHESRRVDRQLRGRAGRQGDPGSSQFFVSLEDNLMRLFASERISNIMVKMGVEEGEVMQHSMLTKSIERAQRKVEENNFGIRKRLLEYDDVMNSQRTVIYTKRKNALFGERLDVDLNNMIFDVVEEIVADAKEGGSYEDLQIEVIRIFAVNPEISEEEFTNTKIEALTDRLFEQIINAYHHKVNTVAAHTIPVLQNVFAERGSVVENVVIPFSDGLRGIQVATNLKKAIETEGREVFKSFEKGIVLALIDEAWKEHLREMDDLKQSVQNAVYEQKDPIIIYKMEAFNLFKSMLAEMNKDIVSFIFKGEIPGQNMQSIPERSVQAPQVQVKATKAELESPIGVSAEDIDTRDLGPSQPVRNEHEIGRNDDCPCGSGKKYKNCHGANS, from the coding sequence ATGTTAAAATTTTTAAGTAAATTATTTGGAAGTAAATCCGAGCGAGATATTAAGGGTGTTCAGCCAATTGTAGAAAAAATAAAATCGGAATACGAGCAGCTAGCATCACTAAGTGATGATGAATTGCGTGGTAAAACGGCTGATTTCAAAAATAGAATAAAAGGATATTTAGCAGATATTGATCAGGAAATTTCTTCTCTTAAGGCCGAAGCTGATGCTGATGACATCGATATGTCACAAAAAACAGCCATCTATGAAAACGCAGATAAATTATCTAAAGAACGTGATAAAAAATTAGAAGAGGTTTTAAAGGATATTTTACCAGAGGCTTTCGCTGTGGTAAAAGAAACTGCAAGACGTCTGACAGAAAATAAACAATTGGTCGTTACAGCGAATGACTTTGACAGAGAGATTGCCGCTCAAAAACAAAATGTTGTGATTGAAGGCGATCAAGCTACATGGAAAAATGTTTGGTTGGCAGCAGGCTCTGAAGTGGTTTGGAACATGGTGCATTATGATGTACAATTGATTGGTGGTATTGTATTGCACCAAGGTAAAATTGCACAGATGGCAACGGGTGAGGGTAAAACTTTAGTGGGTACACTTCCAACATACTTAAACGCGTTAGCTGGAAATGGTGTTCATATCGTTACGGTGAATGATTATCTAGCTCGTCGTGACTCGGAGTGGAATGCACCATTATTTGAATTTCACGGTATGAGTGTCGATTGTATCGATAAGCATCAGCCAAATTCGCCACAACGTCGTAAAGCATATGCTTCTGACATTGTTTATGGTACCAATAATGAGTTTGGATTTGATTATTTACGTGATAACATGACACAAACACCTGAGGCATTGGTGCAAGGAAAGTTGCATTTTGCTATGGTGGATGAGGTCGATTCAGTTTTAATTGATGATGCACGTACACCTTTGATTATTTCAGGACCAATACCTCGTGGTGACCAACATGAATTTTACCAATTAAAACCTCGTATCGAGCGTTTGGTGAATGCACAAAAGGCATATATCAATACCGTATTAAATGAAGCTAAAAAAGCTGTAAAGGCAGGCGATATCGACCCAGAGAAAGGTGGATTAGCTTTATTTAGAGCTTACCGCGGTTTACCAAAAAACAAAGCATTAATTAAATATTTAAGTGAAAATAATCACCGTCAGATTTTGCAAAAAGTTGAAAATTACTATATGCAAGAGCAGAATAAAAATATGCCTAAAGCTGATGAGGAATTATACTTTGTAATTGATGAGAAAAATAATCAAGTAGAATTAACGGAGAAAGGAATCGAATTGATCACTGCATCTGGTGAAGATACTTCGTTTTTCATTTTACCTGATGTGGGTTCTGAAATCGCTGATATTGAAAAAGCTGATATCCCTTTAGAAGAGAAAGCAACACGTAAGGAAGAATTATTGCGTGACTATTCGATTAAAGCGGAACGTATCCACTCTATTAATCAGTTATTGAAGGCATATACGTTATTTGAAAATGACGTTGAATATATTGTTGACGAAGGAAAAGTAAAAATTGTAGATGAGCAGACGGGTCGTATCATGGATGGTCGTCGTTACTCAGATGGTTTGCATCAAGCAATTGAGGCAAAAGAGAATGTGAAAGTAGAAGATGCGACACAAACTTATGCGACCATTACGTTACAAAATTACTTCCGTATGTATCACAAACTTGCGGGTATGACGGGAACAGCATCTACTGAGGCAGGCGAGCTTTGGGAAATTTATAAATTGGATGTTGTCGAGATTCCGACAAATCGCGTTGCTTTACGTGATGACCGTCAGGATTTCATTTATCGTACCGCCCGTGAAAAATACAATGCTGTAGCAGAAGAGATTCAGAAATTGACAGAAGCAGGTAGACCAGTATTAGTGGGTACTACATCGGTAGAGATTTCGGAATTGTTAAGTCGTATGCTACAATTACGTAAAGTGAAGCATAATGTATTAAACGCGAAGTTACACCAAAAAGAAGCGGATATCGTTGCAGAAGCGGGTCAACCGGGACAAGTAACCATCGCTACAAATATGGCGGGTCGTGGAACGGATATTAAATTAAGCGATGAAGTGAAGGCTGCTGGTGGTTTAGCGATCATTGGTACAGAGCGTCACGAATCTCGTCGTGTTGACCGTCAGTTACGTGGTCGTGCAGGCCGTCAAGGAGATCCAGGATCGTCTCAATTCTTCGTATCTTTGGAAGATAATCTAATGCGTTTATTTGCATCAGAGCGAATCTCTAACATCATGGTGAAAATGGGTGTTGAAGAAGGCGAAGTGATGCAACATAGCATGTTGACAAAATCTATTGAAAGAGCGCAACGTAAGGTAGAAGAAAACAACTTTGGTATTCGTAAGCGTCTATTGGAATATGATGACGTGATGAACTCACAACGTACTGTTATCTATACGAAACGTAAAAATGCCTTGTTCGGAGAGCGTTTAGATGTTGATTTGAATAACATGATTTTTGATGTTGTTGAAGAGATTGTCGCAGATGCTAAAGAAGGGGGTTCTTATGAAGATCTTCAGATTGAAGTAATCCGCATATTTGCTGTTAATCCAGAAATTTCGGAAGAAGAATTTACAAATACAAAGATAGAAGCGTTAACAGATCGTTTATTCGAACAGATCATAAATGCTTATCATCATAAAGTGAATACTGTTGCTGCTCATACTATTCCTGTATTACAGAATGTATTTGCAGAGCGCGGTTCAGTTGTAGAAAATGTTGTTATTCCTTTCTCTGATGGCCTTCGTGGCATCCAAGTTGCTACAAATTTAAAGAAGGCAATCGAAACAGAAGGAAGAGAAGTTTTCAAATCATTTGAAAAAGGTATTGTCTTAGCTTTAATTGATGAAGCTTGGAAAGAACATTTACGCGAAATGGATGATTTGAAGCAATCTGTACAAAATGCAGTTTACGAACAAAAGGATCCGATCATCATTTATAAGATGGAAGCATTCAATCTGTTCAAGTCTATGTTAGCGGAAATGAACAAGGATATTGTTAGCTTTATTTTCAAAGGAGAAATTCCAGGACAAAATATGCAAAGTATTCCTGAGCGTTCTGTGCAGGCACCTCAAGTTCAGGTGAAAGCAACAAAAGCAGAGTTGGAATCTCCTATAGGAGTAAGTGCTGAAGATATAGACACACGTGATCTAGGACCTAGTCAACCTGTTCGCAATGAACATGAAATTGGTCGTAATGACGATTGTCCATGTGGTTCTGGTAAAAAATATAAAAACTGTCATGGCGCAAATAGCTAG
- a CDS encoding SPOR domain-containing protein yields MFKIGLIVVFALVSFTFSKVNAQENENVVIMKDSLITILQHYRANMGINPVENKPVAVSSKPPVRSAATRTTVRGFRVQIFAGSDRNAAFSEQSRFRSMYKDIDTYVNYDEPNYRVKVGDFRSRSEANNFMNLLRQQFKNVFVFSENVFVYQ; encoded by the coding sequence ATGTTTAAGATAGGATTGATAGTTGTTTTTGCTTTAGTGAGTTTTACTTTTTCAAAAGTAAACGCGCAAGAGAATGAAAATGTAGTTATTATGAAAGATTCATTAATAACAATTTTGCAACATTATCGAGCAAATATGGGTATCAATCCTGTCGAGAACAAACCTGTAGCAGTATCTAGCAAACCTCCAGTACGAAGCGCGGCTACGCGTACGACAGTGAGGGGCTTTAGGGTTCAAATTTTTGCAGGTAGTGATCGTAATGCTGCTTTCTCAGAGCAGTCACGATTCAGAAGCATGTATAAAGACATTGATACCTATGTCAATTATGATGAGCCCAATTATCGGGTCAAAGTAGGCGATTTTAGGAGCCGATCTGAAGCAAATAATTTCATGAATTTGCTGCGTCAACAATTTAAAAACGTATTCGTATTCTCGGAAAACGTTTTTGTTTACCAATAA
- a CDS encoding M20 family metallopeptidase: MASIKEKVNALAQQFFQETVQMRRHLHQHPELSFEEYHTSAYVKSVLNDMGISYQEMADTGIVAYIKGDLTSDEVIALRADMDALPIQEVAGRSYGSQNAGVMHACGHDVHTSSLLGVAKILHALKAEYGGVVKLIFQPGEERLPGGASIMIKEGVLQNPAPSAIIGQHVMPFIEAGKVGFRAGKYMASCDELFMTVKGKGGHGAHPHQNIDPIVITAHIITALQQITSRFADPRIPTVLSFGKISANGATNVIPDEVYLEGTFRTFDEEWRAEAHEKMIKMATGMAESMGATCDFDVRKGYPFLINNPELTMAARGFAEEYLGKEHVLDLELWPAAEDFSYYSQEIDACFYRLGTGNKSKGIQSAVHTATFDVDEDALLVSIGLMAYMTLRRLGY; this comes from the coding sequence ATGGCAAGTATTAAAGAAAAAGTTAATGCCTTAGCCCAACAGTTTTTTCAAGAGACGGTTCAAATGAGGAGACATCTTCATCAGCACCCCGAACTTTCTTTTGAGGAGTATCATACTTCGGCATACGTCAAATCCGTGTTGAATGATATGGGTATTTCCTATCAGGAGATGGCTGATACAGGCATTGTGGCTTATATTAAAGGAGATCTCACCTCTGATGAGGTAATCGCTTTACGGGCCGATATGGATGCATTACCTATTCAAGAGGTAGCCGGTAGAAGCTATGGTTCTCAAAATGCGGGAGTCATGCATGCCTGTGGTCATGATGTACATACTTCATCATTGTTGGGCGTCGCCAAGATTTTACATGCATTGAAAGCGGAGTATGGAGGAGTTGTCAAATTGATTTTCCAACCGGGAGAAGAACGTCTTCCAGGTGGTGCTTCTATCATGATTAAAGAAGGTGTGTTGCAGAATCCTGCTCCTTCAGCAATCATTGGCCAACACGTCATGCCTTTTATCGAGGCAGGAAAGGTGGGCTTTAGAGCTGGTAAATATATGGCATCCTGTGATGAGCTGTTTATGACAGTGAAAGGAAAGGGAGGGCATGGTGCTCATCCACACCAGAATATTGATCCAATCGTGATTACCGCACATATTATTACGGCTCTTCAACAAATTACAAGCCGATTTGCAGATCCTAGGATACCTACAGTTCTTTCTTTTGGTAAGATCAGTGCAAATGGTGCCACAAATGTCATTCCTGACGAAGTTTATCTGGAGGGTACCTTCCGTACCTTTGACGAAGAATGGCGTGCTGAGGCGCATGAAAAGATGATTAAAATGGCAACCGGTATGGCGGAGAGTATGGGAGCAACATGTGATTTTGATGTCCGTAAGGGGTACCCATTTTTAATCAACAACCCGGAGTTGACGATGGCGGCCCGTGGTTTTGCAGAAGAATACTTGGGAAAGGAGCACGTATTGGATCTGGAGCTATGGCCTGCGGCGGAAGATTTTTCCTACTATTCACAAGAGATTGATGCATGTTTCTATCGTTTGGGTACAGGCAATAAATCCAAAGGTATTCAATCTGCGGTGCATACAGCAACTTTTGATGTTGATGAAGATGCCCTATTGGTAAGTATTGGCTTGATGGCTTATATGACTTTAAGACGTTTAGGATATTAA
- a CDS encoding GNAT family N-acetyltransferase — MNTLNITYAEISEAELISEIGKKSYWETYPSILTAEQIDFMLNKNYTMEAIKTLMGSGQDFYVLYEDSVAMGFVAVQVKEQTILRIEKLYLLSAAKGKGYGKRLLDFAAQLGKSRDLLKLELNVNRSNPAYHFYLKQGFLVTETVDIPYYDYVLDDYVMQKALQH, encoded by the coding sequence ATGAATACCTTAAATATCACATATGCTGAAATAAGCGAAGCAGAACTGATCAGTGAAATTGGGAAGAAAAGCTATTGGGAAACTTATCCATCAATTTTAACAGCCGAGCAAATTGACTTTATGCTGAATAAGAATTACACGATGGAGGCCATTAAAACTTTGATGGGGAGTGGGCAAGATTTTTATGTACTATATGAGGATTCAGTTGCAATGGGTTTTGTCGCTGTTCAGGTGAAAGAGCAGACAATCTTGCGGATAGAAAAACTTTATCTTCTGTCGGCGGCCAAGGGCAAAGGATACGGAAAAAGATTGTTAGATTTTGCCGCTCAATTGGGCAAGTCAAGAGATCTGCTGAAATTGGAACTCAATGTGAACCGTAGCAATCCCGCTTATCATTTTTATTTAAAACAAGGTTTTTTAGTGACAGAAACCGTTGATATTCCTTATTACGATTATGTTCTGGATGACTATGTCATGCAGAAAGCGCTACAGCATTAG
- a CDS encoding rhodanese-like domain-containing protein encodes MKEVTVEELKSKIDNNEDFQLIDVRETFEYEVSNLGGLNIPLSGILIEVEKIAKDKPVIVQCRSGKRSAQAVMMLEQQGFDNLANLKGGIVAWKEEIDPEIDVY; translated from the coding sequence ATGAAAGAAGTAACAGTAGAAGAACTTAAATCAAAAATTGATAATAACGAAGATTTTCAATTAATTGATGTACGTGAGACATTTGAGTATGAGGTTTCTAATCTAGGAGGATTGAATATTCCGCTATCTGGAATCTTAATTGAAGTCGAAAAGATTGCTAAAGATAAACCCGTTATTGTTCAATGTCGTTCAGGAAAACGTTCGGCACAGGCAGTAATGATGCTGGAGCAACAAGGCTTTGACAATTTGGCCAACCTAAAAGGTGGTATCGTAGCATGGAAAGAGGAAATCGATCCTGAGATAGACGTCTATTAA
- a CDS encoding DUF6358 family protein — translation MTKNFILNILLNLLIVGAIYYGFKAYEAGNVLVSGLSIALLVVFIFLKRALMKKVKNDLQIEGERRKQEKMK, via the coding sequence ATGACAAAAAATTTTATTCTAAATATTCTACTTAATTTATTGATTGTAGGAGCGATCTATTATGGTTTTAAAGCTTACGAAGCTGGAAACGTCTTAGTAAGTGGTCTTTCGATTGCCTTATTGGTTGTCTTTATCTTCTTAAAGCGTGCCTTGATGAAGAAGGTTAAAAATGACTTACAAATTGAGGGGGAGCGTAGGAAACAAGAAAAGATGAAGTAA
- the gcvT gene encoding glycine cleavage system aminomethyltransferase GcvT, which yields MKNTALTDTHIALGAKMVPFAGFNMPVQYSGINDEHETVRTAVGVFDVSHMGEFILKGEKALDLIQAVSSNDATKLYDGKIQYAYLPNENGGIVDDFLTYRIDENTYFLVVNASNIEKDWNWISKYNSFGVDMKNISDETSLFAVQGPKAADALQSLTDIELASMEYYSFTKGTFAGVENVLVSATGYTGAGGFEIYVANEDAQKVWDAIFEAGAAYGIKPIGLGARDTLRLEMGFCLYGNDIDDTTSPLEGGLGWVTKFTKEFVNSANLKAEKEAGIKKKLVGFEMIDRGIARHDYEILDADGNKIGRVTSGTQSPTLKKSIGLGYVDNAFTKEGSEIYISIRNQSIKAKVVKPPFVK from the coding sequence ATCAAAAATACTGCCCTTACGGATACACATATCGCTTTAGGAGCGAAAATGGTTCCTTTTGCAGGTTTCAACATGCCTGTTCAATATTCGGGTATCAATGATGAACACGAGACTGTTCGTACAGCTGTAGGTGTGTTTGACGTTAGTCACATGGGCGAATTCATTCTTAAAGGAGAGAAAGCATTAGACCTTATTCAGGCAGTTTCTTCGAATGATGCGACCAAGTTGTATGACGGTAAAATTCAATATGCTTACCTTCCAAATGAAAACGGTGGTATAGTAGATGATTTTTTAACATACCGCATCGACGAAAACACGTATTTTTTAGTTGTGAATGCTTCTAATATTGAGAAGGACTGGAATTGGATTTCTAAATACAACAGCTTTGGAGTTGATATGAAAAATATCTCTGATGAAACTTCATTGTTTGCAGTACAAGGTCCTAAAGCAGCTGATGCATTGCAATCTTTAACCGACATCGAACTTGCGTCTATGGAATATTATTCCTTTACTAAAGGCACATTTGCTGGTGTAGAGAATGTATTGGTATCTGCAACAGGATATACAGGTGCTGGTGGTTTTGAGATCTACGTTGCAAACGAAGATGCGCAAAAAGTTTGGGATGCTATTTTTGAAGCTGGTGCTGCTTACGGCATTAAACCGATTGGTTTAGGTGCTCGCGACACACTACGTCTAGAAATGGGTTTCTGTTTATATGGTAATGACATCGACGATACAACCTCTCCGCTAGAAGGAGGATTAGGATGGGTAACAAAATTCACAAAAGAATTTGTTAACTCTGCTAATCTAAAAGCTGAAAAAGAAGCTGGTATCAAGAAAAAACTAGTTGGATTCGAAATGATCGATCGTGGTATTGCACGTCATGATTATGAGATCTTAGATGCAGATGGAAACAAAATTGGTCGTGTAACCTCGGGAACACAATCACCAACATTGAAGAAATCAATCGGTCTAGGATATGTTGATAATGCTTTCACAAAAGAAGGATCTGAAATCTATATCAGTATCCGTAACCAAAGTATAAAAGCAAAAGTGGTTAAACCACCATTTGTAAAGTAA
- a CDS encoding DUF6929 family protein: MKNLILDFFLTISGISAASGLVYQNNHLYLIADNSYYLYDFSLNERALSKIRLDENAIDLEIIAKAKKPDFESIAYDQGKYYIYGSGSTPNRNTRITYEKEANAEDFSSIYHHLQQKFDVDQDNFNIEGVIHTADEIWFFNRGNGQKSQNGIFKINKVNPEESSFIPIQLPLINEVQTAFTDAILIADTVYFIAAAEASNSTYLDGEIAGTILGKFNKNTPMQLETTLIPGKHKFEGITLKERSDKKITFLLCEDPDDDKMEAIIYSLTIDQ; the protein is encoded by the coding sequence ATGAAGAACTTAATATTAGACTTTTTTCTCACTATTTCTGGAATAAGTGCCGCATCCGGATTAGTCTATCAAAATAATCATCTTTATCTCATAGCCGATAACAGCTACTACCTCTATGATTTTTCACTAAATGAACGCGCTTTATCTAAAATTCGACTTGATGAAAATGCGATTGATTTAGAAATTATCGCTAAGGCTAAAAAACCAGATTTTGAATCCATAGCTTATGACCAAGGCAAATACTACATCTATGGGTCAGGCTCAACTCCTAACCGAAATACCCGCATAACTTATGAAAAGGAGGCCAACGCTGAGGATTTTTCAAGCATCTATCATCATTTACAACAGAAATTTGATGTTGACCAAGATAATTTCAATATTGAAGGAGTCATTCATACCGCCGATGAAATTTGGTTTTTCAACCGCGGTAATGGACAAAAAAGTCAAAACGGTATTTTCAAAATCAACAAGGTAAACCCTGAGGAAAGTAGTTTTATCCCAATACAGCTACCCCTCATCAATGAGGTTCAAACAGCATTTACGGATGCTATTTTAATTGCAGATACCGTTTATTTTATCGCGGCAGCCGAAGCTTCAAACTCCACCTATTTGGATGGTGAAATTGCGGGAACCATTTTAGGAAAATTTAATAAAAACACACCTATGCAGCTGGAGACAACCCTGATACCTGGAAAACACAAATTTGAAGGGATTACGCTGAAAGAGCGCTCGGACAAAAAAATTACTTTTTTACTTTGCGAAGATCCAGATGATGATAAAATGGAAGCAATAATTTACTCCTTAACAATAGATCAGTAA
- a CDS encoding pseudouridine synthase: MLEILYQDEDIIAINKPHGLLVHRSSIARDASEFALQLLRDQISQTVYPAHRLDRKTAGILLFSLNKEMDRELQQLFQNQLVDKRYIAVLRGHAPDEMHIDYPLKKDNGTIQEAQTDFKTIAQAELPIASGKFPTSRYSLVEANPTTGRMHQLRKHFAHIFYPIIGDRPHGCNKQNKFWKDHFEMDTMMLHASEITFTHPKTKEVITIKAKLQPEFNRVLTILNLAHQI, translated from the coding sequence ATGTTAGAAATTTTATATCAAGACGAAGACATCATCGCGATCAATAAACCACATGGTCTGCTTGTACACCGCTCCTCCATTGCACGCGACGCTTCCGAATTTGCCCTTCAGCTCTTAAGAGATCAAATTAGTCAAACCGTATACCCTGCACATCGATTGGATAGGAAAACAGCCGGTATCCTCTTATTTTCGCTAAATAAAGAGATGGATCGGGAGTTACAGCAATTGTTTCAAAACCAACTTGTAGATAAAAGGTATATTGCCGTATTACGTGGTCATGCCCCCGATGAAATGCATATCGACTATCCTTTGAAAAAAGATAATGGAACCATACAGGAAGCGCAGACCGATTTCAAAACAATTGCCCAAGCAGAACTTCCGATAGCTTCTGGTAAATTTCCGACATCGCGCTATAGTTTAGTAGAAGCAAATCCCACAACCGGAAGAATGCATCAATTAAGAAAACACTTTGCACATATATTCTATCCCATCATTGGCGATCGTCCGCATGGATGTAATAAACAGAATAAATTTTGGAAAGATCATTTTGAGATGGATACTATGATGCTTCATGCCTCGGAAATAACTTTTACGCATCCAAAAACCAAAGAAGTCATCACCATTAAAGCTAAACTACAACCTGAGTTTAATCGTGTATTGACCATCTTAAATCTAGCACATCAGATATGA
- a CDS encoding DUF4359 domain-containing protein codes for MNKKRIFALVIILITVAAIWTNPTQEQHERVVKEKAEHLIKNQIDHKKQGFLDIGMRLFGNQVVQQFVEKGVVVENYYLFSLTKIKWQGQNNTIGLGAFGKVWISPKIDEKADEIIAIIKNM; via the coding sequence ATGAATAAAAAAAGAATTTTTGCTTTAGTCATCATACTCATTACTGTGGCAGCAATTTGGACTAACCCTACTCAAGAGCAACACGAACGAGTTGTAAAAGAAAAGGCTGAGCATTTAATTAAAAATCAAATAGATCATAAGAAACAAGGATTTCTTGATATTGGAATGCGATTATTTGGGAATCAAGTTGTACAACAATTTGTGGAAAAGGGTGTGGTCGTAGAAAACTATTACCTCTTCTCGTTAACAAAAATTAAATGGCAGGGTCAAAATAATACCATAGGTCTTGGTGCTTTTGGAAAAGTATGGATCAGTCCCAAGATTGACGAAAAAGCTGATGAAATAATTGCTATTATAAAAAATATGTAA
- a CDS encoding DUF4112 domain-containing protein, translating into MKRDLSLADKHKKRDHDFGWVERLSWLMDNKFQIAGFRFGLDPILNFIPFAGTIASFGTSFVLVMVMWRNGASSKLVVKMLINISMDAILGAIPLLGNVFDFFNKANAKNIKLMKEHYYENKHQGSAIWLLLGILSIILLFVVGTIYLLWISGEWFWHLFF; encoded by the coding sequence ATGAAGAGAGATCTATCCTTAGCTGACAAACACAAGAAAAGGGATCATGACTTCGGTTGGGTCGAGCGACTATCATGGTTAATGGACAATAAGTTCCAGATAGCTGGATTCCGCTTTGGCCTAGACCCTATTCTTAATTTTATTCCTTTTGCAGGAACAATTGCCAGCTTTGGAACTTCATTCGTTCTCGTCATGGTCATGTGGAGAAATGGAGCAAGCTCTAAATTGGTTGTCAAAATGCTGATCAATATCTCGATGGATGCCATCTTAGGAGCTATTCCACTTCTTGGTAATGTCTTTGATTTTTTCAACAAGGCAAATGCGAAAAATATCAAGTTGATGAAAGAGCATTACTATGAAAACAAACATCAAGGGTCTGCCATTTGGCTGCTATTGGGAATCCTTTCCATCATCCTATTATTTGTTGTGGGTACCATCTACCTTTTATGGATATCTGGAGAGTGGTTTTGGCACTTATTTTTTTAA
- a CDS encoding SIMPL domain-containing protein — protein MKKLLLGIMLLATVHTLQAQQMTNKDMVSTIGRAEEEVTPDIIYINVTLKEFYQDGNTKKKVTIENLEKQLFQAATTVGVEKKDFTIQNIYSTNYATKKKKETDILLSRQYRIKVTQLNKLNDLFDGVDAAGIQNTAISELDYSKKKELEKTLKVKAVKDALDNATILAEAAGQKVGKAILLSENPQMIYFNTPRVMASFKSSNMEAADVSDDLDLDIKPIKITSEVNASFELL, from the coding sequence ATGAAAAAATTATTGCTAGGAATAATGCTATTAGCAACTGTACACACTTTGCAAGCACAACAAATGACGAATAAAGATATGGTAAGTACGATCGGAAGAGCTGAGGAAGAGGTAACTCCAGACATCATATATATCAATGTTACGTTGAAAGAATTTTATCAAGACGGAAATACCAAGAAAAAGGTAACAATCGAAAATCTTGAAAAACAATTATTTCAAGCAGCAACAACTGTAGGTGTTGAGAAGAAAGATTTTACAATTCAAAATATCTATAGCACCAATTATGCTACAAAAAAGAAAAAAGAAACTGACATTTTACTTTCCAGACAGTACCGTATCAAAGTAACGCAATTGAATAAATTGAATGATTTATTTGACGGTGTAGATGCGGCAGGAATCCAAAATACAGCAATCAGCGAACTTGATTATTCAAAAAAGAAAGAACTGGAAAAAACGTTAAAAGTTAAAGCGGTTAAAGATGCGCTTGACAATGCTACAATATTAGCAGAGGCGGCTGGTCAAAAAGTTGGCAAAGCAATCCTATTGTCTGAGAATCCACAAATGATCTATTTTAATACACCACGCGTCATGGCTTCATTCAAATCAAGTAACATGGAAGCAGCTGATGTATCCGATGATTTAGACCTAGACATTAAACCGATTAAGATTACAAGTGAAGTAAATGCATCATTTGAATTATTATAA
- a CDS encoding cold-shock protein: MQEGVVKFFNETKGFGFIIPNSGESEIFVHVSGLVDKIRENDNVSYEVEQGRKGLNAVNVKVI, encoded by the coding sequence ATGCAAGAAGGTGTAGTAAAATTCTTTAATGAAACCAAAGGTTTCGGTTTCATCATTCCAAATTCAGGCGAGAGCGAAATCTTCGTTCACGTTTCTGGTTTAGTAGACAAAATTCGTGAAAATGACAACGTTTCTTACGAAGTTGAACAAGGTCGTAAAGGTCTTAATGCGGTAAATGTAAAAGTTATCTAA